In the Anaerolineae bacterium genome, one interval contains:
- a CDS encoding B12 biosynthesis protein (ChlI component of cobalt chelatase involved in B12 biosynthesis / ChlD component of cobalt chelatase involved in B12 biosynthesis), with product MPAIYPFTAIVGQERMKRALILNAVDARIGGVLIRGERGTAKSTAARALAALLPKVAVVKDCRFGCDPDRPTTWCTECRERVARGEALPVELRTTPFINLPVSATEDRVVGTLDIERAIQKGERHFEPGVLAAANRGLLYIDEVNLLDDHVVDVLLDSAAMGMNIVEREGISFAHPARFILVGTMNPEEGDLRPQLLDRFALSVEIHGIRNPRERVLIMERNLEFETDPEAFRQKWLPKEQELSEQIERARLLVDQVTYTQRDLLAIAALSASLNVDGHRSDLVILKTARAHAAFEGRKHITDRDIALAAELALPHRIRHGPFHQTDISMEELQERIEQLQGEGELSSEPGEEIEEQEVAEDQKKKP from the coding sequence ATGCCTGCGATTTATCCGTTTACTGCTATCGTCGGTCAGGAGCGCATGAAGCGTGCGCTGATCTTGAATGCCGTAGATGCCCGTATCGGTGGGGTGCTGATTCGCGGCGAACGCGGCACGGCAAAATCTACTGCGGCCCGTGCCCTGGCGGCTTTATTGCCGAAAGTAGCCGTCGTGAAGGACTGCCGTTTTGGATGCGATCCCGATCGGCCGACCACCTGGTGCACCGAGTGTCGTGAACGGGTGGCGCGAGGGGAAGCGCTGCCGGTTGAACTGCGCACCACACCTTTTATCAACCTGCCGGTTTCAGCGACCGAGGATCGGGTGGTTGGCACGCTGGATATCGAACGCGCCATTCAAAAAGGGGAAAGGCACTTTGAGCCAGGGGTGCTGGCGGCTGCCAACCGTGGTTTGCTCTATATCGATGAGGTGAATTTACTGGATGATCATGTGGTGGATGTCTTGCTCGACTCGGCTGCCATGGGGATGAACATTGTCGAGCGCGAGGGCATTTCCTTTGCTCATCCTGCGCGCTTTATTCTGGTTGGCACGATGAACCCGGAAGAGGGCGATTTGCGGCCTCAGTTGCTCGATCGCTTTGCCCTTTCGGTGGAAATTCACGGCATCCGCAATCCGCGCGAACGCGTCCTGATCATGGAACGCAATCTGGAGTTTGAAACCGATCCGGAGGCTTTTCGCCAAAAGTGGCTTCCCAAAGAACAAGAGCTTTCCGAGCAAATTGAGCGTGCTCGCCTCCTGGTGGATCAGGTGACCTATACCCAGCGCGATTTGCTTGCCATTGCTGCCCTTTCTGCTTCGCTTAATGTGGATGGTCATCGCAGTGATCTGGTCATCTTGAAGACCGCCCGCGCCCATGCCGCTTTCGAGGGCCGCAAGCATATCACCGACCGGGATATTGCCCTGGCGGCAGAATTAGCTCTGCCGCACCGCATCCGCCATGGACCTTTCCATCAGACGGATATATCCATGGAAGAATTGCAAGAACGCATTGAGCAATTGCAGGGCGAAGGTGAGTTGAGCAGCGAACCCGGTGAGGAGATAGAGGAACAGGAGGTCGCTGAAGACCAAAAAAAAAAGCCGTGA
- a CDS encoding B12 biosynthesis protein (ChlI component of cobalt chelatase involved in B12 biosynthesis / ChlD component of cobalt chelatase involved in B12 biosynthesis) yields the protein MSAEIVEDESERRATQPTRQNVFDTGRANWWENGEKVKIGSTFTPRKIDNPLDRLTRKLGGRRSRTITDRKRGRYIQARPSPGKAEDLAFDATLRAAAPFQKQRTEQRQKVAFAIRSSDYQRKIRVKKAANLVLFVVDASWSMAVAERMSATKGAILSLLTDAYQRRDRVGLVVFQKDRATLVLPPTNSVQLAQRALADIPVGGKTPLSAGLLLAHEVIKREKLSHPDVMPLIILLTDGAGNVSMGTLPPQEEAHLIADQIAEDKIRCVVINMEHAAFDQGLAQALAEHLRSPCYTLSELKAETLYQQVRREMLNV from the coding sequence GTGAGCGCGGAGATCGTTGAAGATGAGAGCGAGCGCCGCGCCACACAACCGACCCGCCAAAATGTCTTCGATACCGGACGAGCGAACTGGTGGGAGAACGGCGAAAAGGTTAAGATCGGCTCGACCTTTACACCTCGCAAAATCGACAATCCACTCGATCGCCTGACGCGGAAACTGGGCGGGCGACGTTCGCGCACCATCACCGACCGCAAGCGCGGTCGCTATATTCAGGCTCGCCCGTCCCCCGGTAAGGCGGAAGACCTGGCATTCGATGCCACCCTGCGCGCCGCCGCGCCGTTTCAGAAACAACGCACGGAACAACGCCAAAAGGTTGCCTTTGCCATTCGCTCCAGTGATTACCAGCGCAAAATTCGGGTCAAAAAGGCTGCCAATCTGGTTTTGTTTGTGGTGGACGCTTCGTGGTCGATGGCAGTTGCCGAGCGAATGAGCGCCACCAAAGGGGCGATTCTCTCCCTGCTGACGGATGCCTATCAACGCCGCGACCGGGTGGGGCTGGTGGTCTTCCAGAAGGATCGCGCCACCCTGGTCTTGCCGCCCACCAATTCAGTGCAACTCGCCCAACGCGCCCTGGCGGATATTCCGGTTGGTGGTAAGACGCCCCTTTCGGCTGGATTGCTGCTGGCGCATGAGGTGATCAAGCGCGAGAAGCTCTCGCATCCCGATGTGATGCCCTTGATCATCCTGCTCACCGATGGCGCTGGCAATGTCTCGATGGGCACCTTACCTCCGCAGGAGGAAGCTCATCTGATTGCCGATCAAATCGCCGAGGATAAAATTCGTTGTGTGGTTATCAATATGGAGCATGCTGCCTTCGATCAGGGTCTCGCCCAAGCCTTAGCTGAGCATCTGCGATCACCCTGTTATACCCTGAGCGAGTTGAAAGCCGAAACGCTCTATCAACAGGTTCGCCGGGAAATGTTGAATGTCTAG